The following nucleotide sequence is from Populus trichocarpa isolate Nisqually-1 chromosome 11, P.trichocarpa_v4.1, whole genome shotgun sequence.
CAATCCTCACCCCTCTTGGTAAGCATGAGTATAAGAAGCTCCTTGCCCTTCGATGTAGTTATTAGTCAAAAATTCATGGAATATATAGCAGCCTAAGTTTGAGTGTTTTTACTGAAAGTTTACAGGTGATTAAAAATTGATCCTGCAGGGAAAGGGGGTGTACCAATATGTCGACAAATATGGTGCTAATGTGGATGGTTACAGGTAACTAAAACATCAGCTAATTTTGGCTTCTGTGATTCTTCATTTACATTTGTATTTGTGGCTCCTGCTTGAGGTTTACATGAACATTTATACCAGTATTAATTGGTCTGATAATTAGCAATGCATCTTGTAATTAGATAGTTCAAGTTAGATATGCATCTGTGATTAAGTCCTTGATAACACATATCTTTTCTGCTGATTGAAATACAGCCCTATCTACAACGCTGATGAATGGTCCCCATCCGGTGATGTCTATGCTGGGGGTAAGTAACTCAATGCGTTTCGAGAACTATACACCCATGATGCGGAGAAAGAACATTAAGTTATTGATTTCCCTGTTTATGAGGTCAATTTATCTGTTGATGACATGGATAATGTAATATTTACAGGCAAGACTGGCTTGCTAATCTGGGCTGTTACCCTAGCTGGAATCCTTGCAGGAGGTGCACTTCTTGTTTACACCACAAGTGCTTTAGCACAGTAGACTTCTGCTACTCTAATTTACAGTAATGTATCATATAGCCTGTCCCAGTGATTGTCCAGAAACATAAACACTTCCTCCTCCTTGTGAATCCCTATGTGTAATTTTATTCTCCCTTGGACTTGGATTGCAATGGAGTACATGTAGTCTGATTTTTCATGCGAAATTCCCTCATTATTAATActattgctgctgctgttgttctTTTGAGATCATATTCATATTGGTCTCTGATCACATTCCACCTAGTCCTAGGTTgctgctggtggtggtggtggtggtggtgtcaTGATAGATAGTGGTGGTGGTCTCTGGAATTAGTTGATGTACTTGTTAGCTTACTTTCAGaattttaccctttaaaatGGAGGGTGAGAGATGTTCCTGTGCCACAGGTCCGGCAACACAATATCCAAAGAGTATATTCCCATCTTGGGATGCTATGCgttacacacaaaaaaaaaatattgcaaggaaaacaatattaaatactGTAGCTAATCTCTTGATGATCCATTCTAAGCCAATGGTGTCACTCCAGCTGTCATGTAATCAGGTGGGGCATACTCCAGAACCACCTAGTTTGAAACACCTGGCCATCCTGATAATGTTTGCAATATCATATCCAGATTTCAGCCACACAAGCAATGCCATGTGGCAACATCTGTCAATAATTATCATCATGCTATCGCTTTCATTATCTTGTATGATAGTATTTTATTGGAGCTCAAGACCAGCAAGGAGGAGGGCAAAACAAGCAGAGAGCAGATCAAGCAAAGCTTAAACACTAATTAATCATGGCAACCAGCTCAGTTATGGCTTCATCAATGAGCCTGAAACCAGCTCCTTTTACAGTCAAGAAACCTTCTCTCCCAAGTCTTTCAAGGAGATCATCTTTCAAAGTTGAGGCTAGTCGTTCGAGGAAGTCCAAGACTGATCAGCCTTATGGTCTGTTTCTTGATTGATACATGTCCATTGaatattatgttaattaattaattaccctTTTCATTAATCATACACTTAtaattcttgttattattattttggtattgctatatataattgttGAAGTGCTAATTAATGTCGTGTAAGCTTAATTTTAAactggttcggtttttttttttttttttaaccataccCACTATGATTAATTATAATAAgtgtaattaattgattaataaagcaattaattgattgattccTGCAATTTGATGGGAGTTTTGAGGCCATGAATTAGacatctttatttatattaaaaaaaaaaagcttcggACATCtatcttcttgaaatatttaacCTTCGATTTGTATTAATTTACCATATGTAATCAATGAATATTACATTCTCAGTCACATGTCTGCTTCTACTAAGCAATTTAATTAAGAGCTTGTTAggaaattaattatcataaatattcaactacggaatTAGGAATCTCTTCTTGCATGAACCTTTGCAGACagtttttccttaattttcctGTACATTAAAGGCACCAGCTATGCGAATAAGATCTTTACTGGCTAATACTTTTCTCTTTCACATCGAAGATTTACGTgctattaatcttttttatattgttcagtataatttttttttcatcaaatcattttttttcaaaaacgcatGCGTGAGCATCTGCGTGGCCTGTATTTTTATGAGTATGTTTTGTTCCCTTTACTTGAATacttgttgaagaaaaaacatggaTTGTTGTACAGGAATCAATGGTGGCATGGATTTAAGGGGTGGGCTTGATGCTTCTGGGAGAAAGGGCAAGGTAATTATTTCTAAATCCATTGCCTTTTTCCTTTCGtgtatgttaatatatatatacacagcatgatttttataaagtatttttttatttgaaaatataataaaataatattttattattattttttaaaatttatttttgatataaacatatcaaatttatctaaaaacataaaaaaataaatcttttaaaatataattgaatcatAATGCAAAATGCAAAACAGGATGTAAATGGCCATTAAATTACCCTTCTTAATGAATTATTTTGTACTAACAGAGAGTCAGTGATTAGTAATCCAATTTCTGGGCTGGATGCAGGGAAAGGGAGTGTACCAATTTGTTGACAAATATGGTGCTAATGTTGATGGATACAGGTGAGCTATCCACTGTATATTTCTGAATATTTTTCTGGTAAATGAAGGCATAAGGTATATGACCAGAGATTGTTATTTTGTGGTGTTTAATACACAGTCCTATCTACGACCCCAAGGATTGGTCTCCAAGTGGTGAAGTTTATGTTGGAGGTAAGCAATGCTGCATTTTGACAATTGATTTCATGACGCAAGAGAATATTTCTTTCAAAGATAAATATCTCATGTAATTCCCAGTTTAAGAGCTCAGTTTATTTGATTTACAACATGAACAATGTAATCCTTGCAGGCACTACTGGTTTGTTGATCTGGGCTGTTACCCTAGCTGGCCTTCTTGCAGGGGGAGCACTTCTTGTTTACAATACAAGTGCCTTAGTACAGTAGAGTTCTGTCATCATATCCTATCCTAATCTCTGTGTATTACTTTCCCTTTTGATGAATTCGCCTGTACCTTGTAACAATTTCCGTggattaataataattagtgtAAGATCTACTTGTTGCTCTTCAACTAAACCTCGTTACCTGAAAGAGGAATCTTAGAATTCTTAAGACATGTTTTCATTGAGATGATACAGCACATTCAATAGACCATCTAGTGAAGCTGTAAGACTTCATAGGCAAAACCCTGGTGATGAACTGATCCAGCCCTAGTTCTTTGCTTGAATGAATGGTTTACATGATTTCTTTTGATTCAAAAACATGGCTATAATGTATTCCCCTCTAATTTTATCCGCCATAACGGGCTGCGACTCTGCGACTACAAAGATCAATCTGGCAAACACCTGTTGTGAGTTACTGCTGTTACCATTTGACTTCTGCTGCTAAATCGCCTTTAAGTGCAGCAGGAGGATTTGTCATTGCCTCTGCAAGATGAAATTATTTACGAGGAGATTTGACGGGAGATGTAACTGAAATTCTTGATTGGTAATAAAATTTTGTCCGTTTTATTAGTCGGAGGCTGGAGGCTAATGAAACAACAGAGGATATATTCCTTCTGGTCAAGCCCAGCCTAGGCAGACTGGTGCATCCACGTCTGTTGGTCCATTCAGTTCAAGGGTTAAATTGGCTGCAATCAGTTTTCTTTAATATGTATCGCTGTCTCGTGGAAACTGAAACGGCATTTTCTTGCAGTTTGTTGTGGAAGCATCGCCAACGCAGAATGTTGATGAAGGGGAAAGAAAGGGAATGCCTAGATTAATTAGAAGCCGCCCTGGAACCAGTTTTTAGCCGCTGGAGTCAGTTCCATGCGCCATTTGAAGACGGCTAACATGCTGATGATTGTAATGAAtgtatcatctatttttttaatatttttatttattaaattatcccTAACCAAActcaataataacaaaaaaaaaaaaaaaatagtgcaatgataaaaataaactaaaactaaaactaaaagtcACACTTTTTAATGTAAAGTTTTGTCCTTTATAATGATTAGCATGTTCATTCATTGAGTTTTGGTATTGATTGGTGAAGATGCATTTGAGAGGAGGAGGTATATGAATGTGGTAGTGCAAAGAGCTAGGCATCCCCAGCTTAGAGATTACATTCACTCTACTGTTTCTGGGCTTCTTCCTTTTATCTAAAAGGTTGGTTCTTGCTTTTATACAAAAGGTTGGTTCTTGATATTCCTCTCCTTAGCTTACTGTATGTCAATGAATGGAAAAGAGAACTTTttgttggttgttttttaatgcaGTAGTGTTGATACTGTTAGAAAAACTCCTTTCTAATACTTTGTAGAGATCTGGTATGTCAATGTGCTTACAGGTATAGAAACGAAAAACTTTTTGCTGATTGATTTTCAATACATAGTTTGAAATGCTAGTAGAAATCTTGGTTTTGTTGATACTTGATTGAACTTGGTCATTCCTGTCTCCGTCGTGTGTGTGCGCCACCAAGTTGGTTTGCAATGTTCCTGCTCTACAGtactttttggttttctttcctcAAATTCTTTGgcaaaaatagaatttaaaatgTTCATATTTACTGGGTGAActttttcaaatgttttcttAATGAATTCTTTCTGATCTGCTGACTGCTTTCCTTGCTCTGTTGCTAAGTTTTACACGTGGTGTTGTGGATTCTATCCTCTATAAGATAGGCCGAATTGGAgtgtttattttgatgtacaGCCCTAACAGCTGGTCCATTTACAATGGTGAATAGATTCCCTTTTCAGCTGAGTTTACCCTGGTTTTTTAATACCGTTGAGAAAACTTTTTGTATGTGTGGACTGGTGTAGAGAGTAGCTGTAATTTTCTTTATAACATCCCGCTAGAGAGGTTCATTTTCAAGCTCACAGTGAACCAGTCTTGTGGCTCAAAAGTGGAACGAGAGTTTTCTCTGAGATCATTCTTAATGTAGTCGGACTTGCTATTGCTATAACGAATGATTTTGAGCAGTCAGGTATGGATCTATCAcaattaaataagaatttattttagataaattatGTAAATGATTTAGCAGATGCATTTATGAATCAGTGAGACAAATATAGGTTCAAAAAGAGATCTGGTCGCACTAGACTAAAATAACAGCtcaaaacttttgatccgattgttggatcgtcctcaaatatttataagagTTTCCGGAAGCTGTTTTCTTTAGAGTAATTATGCTCGCTATTCCAAAAGTCAAATctgtatattttgaaaatttcacCTTGAAGCCtgattttagtaatttttatgattttcttgttattttttgatttcatgtttttttttcttttgtaatttcaatttttttatttatttttttattaagataaaatttttaatctatttaatttgtAAACCTCCAAATGAACTTGATGACTgtcattttaatgaaaataaaacctgCACACTTAAATTTTATATCTGCAGCTCCTTTTGTTCATTAaaattcttatgttttttatttgtttgttgctGTCTTTAGCTTCGCGTGCATCAATTCTTAGTTACACTGTCTGTCTCGGAAGGTCTTGCCAAAGTTCTTCCACGAGGTACTTGGTTAATTTGGCAGTAATTTGGTATTCATTGTCTGCTCTTGGTTGGTCAAAGTTGCTTGATCCACAAAATCCAAGCAAACGCTCTTGCTGTTTGCTGTATGATTTAGCTTTTTGAACTCTTAAGGCACTTTTAGAGGTGAGGATTGAACTTCTCTTTTACCAGATTGCAGGTGGGAGATAACTGCTTATGAAAGCGCAAGCAAGGATGCAGAGTTATGGATCCCGAGATTCCCGACAGACACAAAGCAGTGGCAGCAACCTCCATTAATAACCCCAATAAAATCCATGAGTAGCGAACCTCTGTCCGTGCAGTTATATTTGGAACATCCGAGTTTATCTGTACCAAAACCTCAAGAGGGGAAGAATTCATAGACAGCTGGTTAACATCTACAAATTTACTCTTAACTTGTTTTACACATCCTCTTGGATTCTGTTTCTTGTTTAGATAAAACCTTATAGCAACATTATCACTAAGAACTGTTTCACCCCTTTTGGTTTTTCTCACACAGGCACACAACAGTTTTAGAGTTTTAGTAATATGAGGTCTAGCCATAGTTCCATAGAACCGTATACTTCATCCGAGACGGTATACCAGGCACACAACAGTGTTACAGCTTGAGCAATATgagcaatt
It contains:
- the LOC7470970 gene encoding photosystem II 10 kDa polypeptide, chloroplastic, which gives rise to MATSSVMASSMSLKPAPFTVKKPSLPSLSRRSSFKVEASRSRKSKTDQPYGINGGMDLRGGLDASGRKGKGKGVYQFVDKYGANVDGYSPIYDPKDWSPSGEVYVGGTTGLLIWAVTLAGLLAGGALLVYNTSALVQ